The genomic window CGATGCGTCTGAAACGATGATGAATCCGAGTGCAAGAGGTCCCGCAACAAGATAGGAGATCGCGGCGGCTGTCCTCGGGTCGATGGACTCCGACGCAGCGTTACCTAAAACGACCCAGATCCCCCACGTTACCATTGTAATCGACCCAAAGAAAACAGCCGAATCTATCTCGGGGAGCCCCATCAGTGTGTAATCTACATTGCCACTGAAAAACGCCTCTCCCTTCATTAAATGTGGTCCTTAAATACCCCACTATTGATTGCAGATATCAGTGAGTTCACCACCATCTCGAATTACTCCAAGCCGCTTATCCTCACCATGAATATCAAGCAGTAGGGATTCGTGAAGTTCACAAATTGGGGTGCAAGAGACAGTTGATCGGTTTCAGCTGCCTGACTACGACCACCTAATCGTTGCCGAGGACGCCTTGAATATGCTCGACGGGTGGCTCGAGGATCCGAACGCTATCGCTACGGAGTACTGACTCGGTGGGTGAAAACGGAGTGTGGCCGCTGTTAGCTGAACAGTGCTGCGCCAAGGGCGGTGACCCCGACTGCGATGTACGTCGTTGCGTCTTGGACAGCATGGACCACTGCATTCCCTGTTTCAGAATTATGTCGATCCATCTCGATCGTGTACTGAGTATCGAATTCACAGTCCAAGTATAACTGCACTAACTGGGCAACTGCGTTTCAATCCTCTTAATCATAACGAGGCTGAGCAAGAACAGCTTGCTCACTCCATAGCTGGCGATATGTCCTCTAACCACTACCGGGTGGGACGACTCGGATTCGATTGGACTCGGTCACGGATACATGGTAGTCCTCAATATCGAAGTGGACTTCGATGGGGCCAGCAGTATCGTGTGCTACAATCGAATCCAGTGCTTTGGGGTCGATGTGATCGTGCAAGCGGAACCCGACCTCATCAGGGAAGTCCATCGGGTTGATATTTTCAAGCGCACAGATAACATGGATGACACCGATACTCGGTGGGGTTTTGCTATCGAACGTGTGATCAATGATGTCGTCGTTCTCGGATTCGATGTGAGTGTAGCTCATCACGGACGGTACCTCGATAAGTGAGTTGAGGCTATTGGGTGCAAGTGCAAGCGCAGTCAGGTCTGGGGTCCGAGAAGCAGAGCGAGTAGTCCGTGCGGATTCGCCGGTATTACCATTCTAACTCGTGTTCGGCATCAATAAGGTCGAGCCATTTCTCCAGTCGGTCGTTCGTGTGGTATTGATATTCCTCGGCTGCATCGTCGTACGTGACGAGCCCTAGGCCACTGAGTTTTGGCGCGTGGACGTGATGGAGCGTGACTTCGATATGGTTGGGGTTGGGTGCTTTTCCCATCCGTTCCTGTTCTTGGTTGATGAGATGGTTGAGCACAGCTTCTGCGTTAGCACGCTGGTCTGGCTGATTGCGCAACCAGCGGAACAACGTGCGTCGATGATGATGGCTGAGAGCATCCAGAATCGCGTCAAGTGAAAGCGAGTCCCCGTTTGCGCCCGCCGCTCCGTTATTGGACATAGTTAACATACAACTCACCAGTCTAAAAGCGTAGGGCCTTGACCCGAAGGGCGGCAAAGACGATTAAACCTCAACAGGATTTCTGCTTTCGGAGGGGCTCTATCAACCATCCACCTTTCCTGGACGACGAGCATGGACACCGGGCGTATCAACAGGCCGGAGAAGCATTGTATCGTATATGTATCTAATGTGGTGGTTTGTAGAAATCCAGCCTCCGAACTTCTAGGGTGATAGAAGCCGACTATTTCATATAGCTACATGAACTTTATCGAACCCCGGCCCCTATCTGCCAGTCTGTTACTTATCTCGGTTGTCTGTATAGGACAACTCAGTTAGCAGTAGTATTATATGAGTGTCAGTTGTAGCAGAGCGTACGAAAATGCGAGTCTTAGAATCACCCCTGCCCGAGGCGAACCGGCTTCTCGAGCAGGTGAGCGGGCGATGAGCCAGCATGAACAGATCAACTGGTCCCGGATGTCCCTCGAGGAACTGCAACACTTCTGGAACACTGAGATCGAACCGGACCTCGCGCGGGACGGCCTCGACCTCGAGACCCGGCCGACCTACGAGGAGATCACCGAAGCGGGTTACTCCGGGATCGCCTACGCGCTTCGCGAACACCACGACCTCACGCTCGCACAGTTTCTCGCGACTGTCGGCTACCCGGACCCG from Halopiger xanaduensis SH-6 includes these protein-coding regions:
- a CDS encoding HalOD1 output domain-containing protein, translating into MSYTHIESENDDIIDHTFDSKTPPSIGVIHVICALENINPMDFPDEVGFRLHDHIDPKALDSIVAHDTAGPIEVHFDIEDYHVSVTESNRIRVVPPGSG
- a CDS encoding DUF7344 domain-containing protein, with amino-acid sequence MSNNGAAGANGDSLSLDAILDALSHHHRRTLFRWLRNQPDQRANAEAVLNHLINQEQERMGKAPNPNHIEVTLHHVHAPKLSGLGLVTYDDAAEEYQYHTNDRLEKWLDLIDAEHELEW